A genomic region of Cannabis sativa cultivar Pink pepper isolate KNU-18-1 chromosome 1, ASM2916894v1, whole genome shotgun sequence contains the following coding sequences:
- the LOC115704192 gene encoding kunitz type trypsin inhibitor 104, which translates to MMIKLVLSSVLTTSLIWLLLTATSATAQTPILDTRGQPLLRGVEYYIKPAITNNGGGLTLIDRNNSCPWYAGQENDMKSRGIPVTFSPFLKAENVVMESMSFEVAFAKEGTSKCPNTTTNWKVSTMETSSSGSQPRFIETGGNGTVLHYFQVYLGPEVVMKNGSYGLRWCPAEVCPYCRVDCGFVEVVVENGNRLLALNSTSAFPVVFERAA; encoded by the coding sequence ATGATGATCAAGCTAGTGCTAAGTAGTGTTTTGACAACAAGCCTAATATGGCTACTCCTTACAGCCACATCAGCCACGGCTCAAACTCCCATCCTCGACACCAGAGGGCAGCCACTCCTCCGTGGCGTGGAGTACTACATCAAGCCAGCCATCACCAACAACGGCGGCGGGCTCACGCTTATCGACCGCAACAACTCCTGTCCATGGTACGCTGGACaagaaaatgacatgaaatCTAGAGGAATCCCAGTGACATTTTCGCCTTTCTTGAAGGCTGAAAACGTGGTGATGGAGTCGATGAGCTTCGAGGTTGCTTTCGCAAAGGAAGGCACGTCCAAGTGTCCGAATACTACGACGAACTGGAAGGTGTCTACGATGGAGACTAGTAGTAGCGGTAGCCAACCCCGATTCATCGAAACGGGTGGTAACGGCACCGTTTTGCATTATTTCCAGGTTTATTTAGGACCTGAAGTAGTGATGAAGAATGGTTCGTATGGATTGAGGTGGTGTCCTGCTGAAGTGTGCCCCTATTGTAGGGTTGATTGTGGGTTTGTTGAAGTTGTCGTTGAAAATGGGAACAGGTTATTGGCTTTGAATTCAACTTCTGCGTTCCCTGTTGTTTTCGAGAGAGCTGcttaa